A portion of the Planctomicrobium piriforme genome contains these proteins:
- a CDS encoding M16 family metallopeptidase — MTPLATEVFELGNGLTLLVEPMPHVQSAAFSILTPAGVIYEPAGQNGVAAALCDMMTRGAGGFDSRQLSAALDNLGVQRSENVGWNFITFSGATLADNLLKVFPIYARILREPLLDPEQFPAVMSGVEQGLLAEEDEPQRKALTELRRHCYDAPWNRPVDGTLAELDAITPDSVSQFYRSHLRPNGTLIGVAGNVDPRQVRDVVAEMFGDWEQMTPPTLHRVPGSREYRHIDHASTQTHIGLAYNAVPYGHADYYAAWAAVSVLSGGSSSRLFTEVREKRGLCYSVYATLHSLLTEGRVLAYAGATTDRAQETLNVMVEEMRRLSEGVEPDELRRCQARAKSSLIMQQESTGARASSIARDWFHLKKINTLADVRAAVESLTIEEIAEYARRFPARDLTVLTIGAEPLQVPQD, encoded by the coding sequence ATGACACCACTCGCCACTGAAGTTTTCGAACTCGGCAACGGATTGACGCTGCTGGTCGAACCGATGCCGCATGTGCAGTCGGCCGCGTTTTCGATTCTGACTCCCGCCGGAGTCATCTACGAGCCGGCCGGACAAAACGGTGTTGCCGCCGCCCTGTGCGACATGATGACCCGCGGCGCCGGGGGGTTCGACAGTCGTCAGCTTTCCGCCGCGCTCGACAATCTGGGCGTGCAGCGCAGTGAAAACGTGGGCTGGAACTTCATCACGTTTTCGGGCGCGACGCTGGCCGACAATCTGCTGAAGGTGTTCCCGATCTATGCCCGTATTTTGCGGGAGCCGCTGCTGGATCCCGAGCAGTTCCCCGCGGTGATGAGCGGTGTCGAACAAGGATTACTCGCCGAAGAAGACGAACCGCAGCGCAAGGCCCTCACGGAACTGCGTCGCCATTGCTACGACGCCCCCTGGAATCGGCCGGTCGATGGCACGCTCGCGGAACTGGACGCGATCACGCCGGATTCCGTATCGCAGTTCTATCGCTCACATCTGAGGCCCAACGGCACCTTGATCGGTGTGGCCGGCAACGTCGATCCGCGTCAGGTGCGCGATGTCGTCGCGGAGATGTTCGGTGACTGGGAACAAATGACGCCTCCCACGCTCCATCGCGTGCCAGGCTCCCGCGAATACCGGCACATTGATCATGCTTCGACCCAGACGCACATTGGGCTGGCTTACAATGCCGTCCCGTATGGTCATGCCGACTACTATGCCGCCTGGGCGGCGGTCAGCGTTCTCAGCGGCGGCAGCAGTTCTCGACTCTTCACCGAGGTGCGGGAAAAACGGGGACTCTGCTATTCCGTCTACGCGACTCTGCACAGCCTGCTGACAGAAGGCCGAGTGCTGGCCTATGCCGGTGCGACCACCGACCGAGCGCAGGAAACGCTGAACGTGATGGTCGAGGAGATGCGCCGACTCAGCGAAGGGGTCGAACCAGACGAACTGCGGCGGTGTCAGGCTCGGGCGAAAAGCTCGCTGATCATGCAGCAGGAATCGACCGGCGCACGGGCGTCGTCAATTGCCCGTGACTGGTTCCATCTGAAGAAGATTAACACGCTGGCCGACGTGCGTGCGGCGGTGGAGTCGCTGACGATTGAAGAGATCGCCGAGTACGCCCGCCGCTTCCCTGCTCGAGACCTGACAGTGCTGACGATCGGTGCCGAACCGCTACAGGTTCCGCAGGATTGA